In Plasmodium vinckei vinckei genome assembly, chromosome: PVVCY_13, a single genomic region encodes these proteins:
- a CDS encoding chaperone binding protein, putative has translation MGCNDDSKKKAEEQDKELDEEIKKMSFDEKIKSALDLKLDGNNDFKNKHYENAISKYKKGLKYIKDMENKNDKIKELEIALFLNLSICYSNIEKYNDAHEYVTKVLNIDKTNKKGMFRLCQIEFNRCSFDVAKEKIQEFLKIYPENIDAKKLLKNVMIKQNEHNKKQKEAFSKIFEKASGLYEDREKEIIRKKREKYEQDMKSKRERNEDIISFEEWEIQENEKRKKEDEEQKKKQREKEMEREKEREKNNKKKQRNKKNESISSNTTHNSSDLEIDEEDQKIINETKKMGYCYFKKDIKEDDKKLFEKNIPRKIEEAHDLDLNSQKNSNKAISSWNSGGTTYEEKDMTKWVKNKLDYYLKNISFKNTEQSDYLNLNNQNEFNLTNLNYPEILPIQYLNKIKISEVKDLTADAQIVVIRGTKRHIFEFSSNLHISLYINLPEFHVHKIIVQIKELSSELEAGKTWKNYIFIKKNDKLKIPDKLFDNIYSFVVTNIESQVKKFTEEYSTM, from the coding sequence ATGGGGTGTAATGACGATAGTAAGAAAAAAGCAGAGGAACAAGATAAAGAGCTagatgaagaaataaagaaaatgagcTTCGATGAGAAGATAAAGAGTGCGCTTGATTTAAAGTTAGATGGTAATaatgattttaaaaataaacattatgaaaatgctattagtaaatataaaaaaggtttaaaatatataaaagatatggaaaataagaatgataaaataaaagaactTGAGATAGCTTTATTTCTTAACCTAAGTATATGTTACTctaatatagaaaaatataatgatgcACATGAATATGTAACAAAAGTTTTAAATATcgataaaacaaataaaaaaggtatGTTTAGATTATGTCAAATAGAATTTAATAGATGTAGCTTTGATGTTGCTAAAGAAAAAATCCAAGagtttttgaaaatttatcCAGAAAATATTGATGCAAAGaagttattaaaaaatgttatgattaaacaaaatgaacataataaaaaacaaaaagaagctttttcaaaaatttttgaaaaagcATCAGGATTATATGAAGATAgggaaaaagaaataatacgAAAAAAACGAGAAAAATATGAGCAAGATATGAAATCAAAAAGAGAAAGAAATGAAGATATCATAAGTTTTGAGGAATGGGAAATtcaagaaaatgaaaaaagaaaaaaagaagatgaagaacagaaaaaaaaacaaagagaaaaagaaatggaaagagaaaaagaaagagaaaaaaataataaaaaaaaacaacgtaataaaaaaaatgaatctATATCTTCAAATACAACACATAATTCATCAGATCTAGAAATCGATGAAGAagatcaaaaaataattaatgaaacaaaaaaaatgggttattgttattttaaaaaagatattaaagaagatgataaaaaattatttgaaaaaaatataccaaGAAAAATAGAAGAAGCACATGATCTTGATTTAAattcacaaaaaaattcaaacaaAGCTATATCCTCTTGGAATTCAGGAGGTACAACttatgaagaaaaagataTGACAAAATgggtaaaaaataaattagattattatttaaaaaatattagttttaaaaatacagaACAATCcgattatttaaatttaaataatcaaaatgaatttaatttaacaaatttaaattatccaGAAATATTACCTatacaatatttaaataaaataaaaataagtgaAGTTAAAGATTTAACAGCAGATGCTCAAATTGTTGTTATACGAGGAACAAAAAGacatatatttgaattCTCTTCGaatttacatatatcactttatataaatttaccTGAATTTCATgttcataaaattattgtaCAAATTAAAGAATTATCTAGCGAATTAGAAGCTGGAAAAACatggaaaaattatatttttataaaaaaaaatgataaattaaaaatacctgataaattatttgataatatatatagcttTGTGGTTACTAATATAGAAAGCcaagttaaaaaatttacagaGGAATACAGCacaatgtaa
- a CDS encoding MSP7-like protein, whose product MKGKYALLGTLVLLNCVLGNKTDTIEDEINELTEKLNNLEQDIASNHISEDEVSDEIEELKMKIEELKKLAEDYDNDTVEGNAETQEGGSAGTGGADGVSAGGSGSKAAGDNADAGGSGVGGAGGPGAGGSTGGASGSGSGADAGTSGSGSGVDGAGAGASGPTGPAGPGSSTGPNGASSPNAPGGTGAQDSSKGTGSQGVSQEPGSQGDSKGPGSQGDSKEAGSQDGSKESQGTDTKQKSQDSQESQGAKDPAPDAEPKGSGIIYLDSLYDELLSDANKKKLIDSEHHTKYNELKKKYDHFAITPKEAEIIKDLLVKMFVTNTENKANELLAVFKKALTDEEFAEEFDNIISGIYAFSKKNNHLVIDQVEYKEKYGKLYETMSKLFQTSSFQASTNTA is encoded by the coding sequence atgaagggaaaatatgcattattAGGTACCTTAGTTTTGTTGAATTGCGTATTAGGCAATAAAACTGATACAATAGAAGATGAGATAAATGAATTAACTGAAAAGTTAAACAATTTAGAACAAGATATCGCTTCTAATCACATCTCCGAAGATGAGGTTAGCGACGAAATCGAGGAATTAAAGATGAAGATCGAGGAGTTGAAAAAGCTGGCCGAAGATTATGACAATGACACAGTCGAAGGTAATGCAGAGACACAAGAGGGTGGAAGTGCAGGCACAGGCGGTGCAGATGGAGTTAGTGCAGGCGGGTCAGGTTCTAAGGCAGCTGGAGATAATGCAGACGCAGGCGGTTCAGGTGTGGGTGGCGCAGGTGGCCCAGGTGCAGGCGGAAGCACAGGCGGTGCAAGCGGTTCAGGTTCTGGCGCAGACGCAGGCACAAGTGGAAGCGGTTCAGGTGTGGATGGCGCAGGTGCAGGCGCAAGTGGACCAACCGGACCAGCCGGACCAGGTAGTTCAACTGGGCCAAACGGAGCAAGTAGCCCAAATGCGCCAGGAGGTACTGGAGCTCAAGATAGTTCTAAGGGAACTGGAAGCCAAGGCGTTTCTCAGGAACCTGGAAGTCAAGGTGATTCTAAGGGACCTGGAAGCCAAGGTGATTCTAAGGAAGCTGGAAGCCAAGATGGTTCTAAGGAATCCCAGGGAACTGATACAAAACAGAAATCTCAGGATTCTCAGGAATCCCAAGGAGCCAAGGACCCCGCTCCCGATGCAGAGCCAAAAGGGTCCggaataatatatcttGATAGCCTTTACGATGAACTTCTTAGTGACgcgaataaaaaaaaattaatcgATTCTGAGCACCAtactaaatataatgaattaaaaaaaaaatatgatcaTTTTGCAATAACACCAAAAGAAGctgaaataataaaagatttATTAGTAAAAATGTTTGTAACTAATACTGAAAATAAAGCAAATGAATTATTAGctgtatttaaaaaagctTTAACTGATGAAGAATTTGCAGAAGAATTcgataatataatatctgGTATTTATGccttttcaaaaaaaaataatcatttaGTAATTGACCAAGTagaatataaagaaaaatatggtaaattatatgaaactATGAGCAAACTTTTTCAAACTTCATCTTTTCAAGCATCAACCAATACTGCCTAA
- a CDS encoding MSP7-like protein produces MAAYKKLYFLAILALFFKAVSADDFSNNDDDENVSDIINILKNKNHDLYNNPNYISDIKKKFQLLKKQIDQMNKYEKGVTSGEIGNILEEESEEESDENSNADKIVFGMSEDDLDNYDDDFWGQGAKNVIPVPKDGDASGAAVVEGNADPAPKQEGEENKGDQGTQKTQGTQGVDGTSGASGASGTQDAKGSEGPQGPEGTPGAKGAQGDQVSSENPPNGEGQGNNGTSQKAEGQVNSETSQNPGSQGNSVDPQNPQTKVDSGAQEGAKEGDKASLPAEDSTPGKTAFLGTIFDDMLKEQNGNTTINNSEYHSKYNDLKTECDLSMSTDEYDIAKKLISTYFSGTTEHPIKLYDILVKAITDEEYKKHFKNFIYVIYSFAKKYNYLSKTRLEDENKQFITNVLNILTTVDLK; encoded by the coding sequence ATGGCAgcatataaaaagttatattttttagctattttagctttattttttaaagcaGTATCAGCTGATGATTTTTCGAACAATGATGACGATGAAAATGTATCTGATATTATAAACatacttaaaaataaaaaccatgatttatataacaaCCCTAACTATATTAGtgatatcaaaaaaaaattccaactattaaaaaaacaaatcgatcaaatgaacaaatatgaaaaaggtGTGACTTCAGGTGAAATTGGAAATATACTCGAAGAAGAATCTGAAGAAGAATCTGATGAAAACTCAAATGCAGACAAAATTGTTTTTGGTATGAGCGAAGATGATTTAGACAATTATGATGATGACTTTTGGGGACAAGGagcaaaaaatgttattccAGTTCCAAAGGACGGCGATGCATCCGGTGCAGCTGTCGTAGAAGGTAACGCTGACCCTGCACCAAAACAAGAAggtgaagaaaataaaggaGATCAAGGAACTCAAAAAACCCAAGGAACCCAAGGAGTTGACGGAACTTCAGGAGCTTCAGGAGCTTCAGGAACCCAAGATGCTAAAGGATCTGAAGGACCCCAAGGACCTGAAGGAACTCCAGGAGCTAAAGGAGCTCAAGGAGATCAAGTAAGTAGCGAAAACCCCCCAAATGGTGAAGGCCAAGGAAATAACGGAACCTCCCAAAAGGCTGAAGGCCAAGTAAATAGTGAAACCTCCCAAAATCCTGGAAGCCAAGGAAATAGCGTAGACCCCCAAAATCCTCAAACCAAAGTAGATAGCGGAGCCCAAGAAGGTGCCAAAGAAGGTGACAAAGCATCACTACCTGCTGAAGACTCCACCCCAGGAAAAACCGCCTTTTTAGGCACCATTTTTGATGACATGCTTAAAGAACAAAACGGAAATACTACAATAAACAACAGTGAATATCACAGCAAATATAATGATCTCAAAACTGAATGCGATCTTTCTATGAGCACTGACGAATACGATATTGCAAAAAAACTCATTTCAACCTACTTTAGTGGAACCACTGAACATCCCATCAAATTATATGACATACTTGTAAAAGCAATAACTGatgaagaatataaaaaacactttaaaaattttatttatgttatcTACAGTTTtgctaaaaaatataactacTTAAGTAAAACCAGATTAGAAGAcgaaaataaacaattcATAACAAACGTATTAAATATCTTAACCACAGTTGAtcttaaataa
- a CDS encoding MSP7-like protein: MKINKYLSPLVVLALYSAVVCDSTTNNNSIDVPNDINKIDANNNPVSDNINKESGDENSGCNCNDNKNSNSSSSEKPCLSCNDKNGEKDATSGTGDNPTNILNPNYADDIFGSVIANINTSDNGDYKVKYEDFKNKYDNLIAIDQTEFEIFSKLVEGFMKTNKEINLSSDYLYDVLTKTLSDKAFKDEFKSFMNNMYNFVKKKHEGKLTTETDKQYMALFENVLSLLNSM; encoded by the coding sequence atgaaaattaataaatatcttTCCCCTTTAGTAGTATTAGCTTTATATTCCGCTGTAGTTTGTGATTCAACTACAAATAACAACAGCATTGATGTACCAAAtgacataaataaaatcgaTGCTAATAATAATCCAGTATCAgataacataaataaagaatctGGTGATGAAAATAGTGGATGCAATtgtaatgataataaaaattccaACTCATCAAGTTCAGAAAAACCATGCTTATCTTgcaatgataaaaatggagaAAAGGATGCTACATCTGGTACTGGAGATAACccaacaaatatattaaaccCAAATTATGCAGATGATATTTTTGGTTCTGTTATTGcaaatattaatacaaGTGATAATGGTGATTATAAAGTTAAGTATGAAgatttcaaaaataaatatgataatcTTATAGCTATTGATCAAACAgaatttgaaatattttcaaaacttGTTGAAGGATTTATGAAAactaataaagaaattaatttaaGCTCAgactatttatatgatgTACTTACAAAAACACTTTCTGATAAAGCATTTAAAGATGAATTTAAAAGCTTTatgaataatatgtataattttgttaaaaaaaaacacgaAGGAAAATTAACTACTGAGACTGATAAACAATACATGgcattatttgaaaatgtCTTATCCTTACTCAATTCCATGTAA
- a CDS encoding DNA replication complex GINS protein, putative yields the protein MDDVFTIFKKRNKNKKRASTGNGKENINDKKSLFNLDRKNPRRAHNAEDGLNYNGSDINNKQDKKGNNPNNNENYIVVDFPSLPYKNTEACISFYYIEYLRNQILYGNKNLRIDENTKIMAEELLDKIETTIYELENSSENLEDSYKIEIKTIIFKAIYDRYYKIYTTLIAFSDSAPQPNNLYEYILNNGVYIRSKRNNDFNCRENIHNVYSYLDNIEIGNNDLSYNLENIYIESIDISRPTIINKTLINTDIEVEYLPLKFNCSYCYKNLQYAKLFLNNAINMSLYEKALGELIVAKALVDIPSVPVEFVEGFDVKEMKAGERQWIPIYLGIALSAFTYVDVEFPFWFYIKNFVNIKEEEYKNPDELFELPSPYFFEICYMFVDQKVFSKSTPIETVGKKSYFRYMEKVAGYVEDIKHCRREKIIRRLEEQNVHTNHIYIKNLQLSETYIINLSLYSFWKYDKNLNDNNNSIDFTSYLLEPFIKELKTEEDDDENILQDL from the exons atggacgATGtgtttacaatttttaaaaaaagaaacaaaaataaaaaaagagcATCAACAGGAAAtggaaaagaaaatataaatgataaaaaatcattatttaatttagaTCGAAAAAATCCAAGACGAGCACATAATGCAGAAGATggattaaattataatggaagtgacataaataataaacaggataaaaaagggaataatcctaataataatgaaaattatatagtaGTTGATTTTCCATCATTAccttataaaaatacagaagcatgtatatcattttattatatagaatatttaaggaatcaaatattatatggaaataaaaatttaagaattgatgaaaatacaaaaataatggcAGAAGAATTACTTGATAAAATTGAGACTACAATATATGAGTTAGAAAATAGTTCCGAAAATTTAGAAGACAGTTATAAAATAGAAATTAAaactattatatttaaagcAATATATGATAGGtactataaaatatatactactTTAATTGCTTTTTCAGATTCAGCACCACAAcctaataatttatatgaatatatattaaataatgggGTATATATAAGATCAAAAAGGAACAATGATTTTAATTGTAgagaaaatatacataatgtatattcatatttagataatattgaaataggtaataatgatttatcatataaccttgaaaatatatatattgaaagTATTGATATAAGTAGACCtactattataaataaaacattaatTAATACAGATATTGAAGTTGAATATTTACCATTAAAATTTAACTGTTCAtattgttataaaaatttacaatatgctaaattatttttaaataatgctATAAATATGTCTCTCTATGAAAAGGCATTGGGAGAGTTAATTGTTGCCAAGGCCTTGGTGGATATCCCTTCCGTTCCCGTGGAATTTGTTGAG GGATTTGATGTGAAAGAAATGAAAGCAGGTGAAAGACAGTGGATTCCAATATATCTTGGGATTGCCCTATCAGCATTTACCTATGTTGATGTTGAATTTCCATTTtggttttatataaaaaattttgtaaatattaaagaggaagaatataaaaacccTGATGAATTATTTGAGTTACCATCcccttatttttttgaaatatgtTACATGTTTGTTGATCAAAAAGTTTTTTCAAAGTCTACTCCTATTGAAACAGTAGggaaaaaaagttatttcCGATATATGGAAAAGGTAGCAg GATATGTAGAAGATATTAAACATTGTCGaagggaaaaaataataagaagACTGGAAGAGCAAAATGTACATACCAAtcatatttacataaaaaatttacaattatctgaaacatatataattaatttgtctttatatagtttttggaaatatgataaaaatttaaatgacaataataattcaattGATTTTACATCCTATTTACTTGAACCATTCATAAAAGAACTTAAAACTGAGGAAgatgatgatgaaaatattctacaagatttataa
- a CDS encoding thrombospondin-related anonymous protein, putative sporozoite surface protein 2, putative: MKLLRNSKYFFVVLLLCLSVFISGQGILDEVKYSEEVCNEKIDIHILVDGSGSIGHSNWNLYLIPTLTTLVNNLNISKDAVNITMTLFSSYTQDLVRVNGYGSTSKTDLHFVIEYIKTRYLPQGTTNLTAALVNVDNLIQSKAVRQDAIQLVIVLTDGIPNSLKKAADAVGELKRKNVTVSIIGVGAGVNHKYNRILVGCPRLGRCPYYASGDWNKAQAMIKPFLAKVCQEVERTAHCGKWGEWSECSATCGTGAKIRRRNKLHPNCISEMTTPCKIRDCPTKPEAPPAPTKPVAPPVPKKPKAPRIPSKPVIPRIPSKPVIPPTPSKPVVPPTPQKPVSPPVAPIKVPEIPIEPVEPIEPAKPIEPENPILPIEPIIPAEPANPEEPLSPEKIEDPFIIPDEPTDDLIIPDVEPAKPIEPENPILPIEPIIPAEPANPEEPLSPEKIEDPFIIPDEPTDDLIIPDVEPDVPIEPLDIPDIKPKKPRAPLDVPDIEPEEPIDPLDIPDIEPEEPINPLDIPDIEPDVPMPPLVIPGIVPEKPIKDIIVPDIEPQNPNIPDENTEIPSNLPENPADSEVEYPKPNEGGDNPNNTPNPNKNIPNQDVTPENNDPSKGQGERIPKPHQSPDGYVNDDYVNDNEPIEPETTNNNEENKNKNKSRSNNGYKIAGGIIGGLAIIGCAGVAYNFIASGGAAGLTGEPAPFEDVIADDEKETMENEQFKLPEDNDWN; encoded by the coding sequence ATGAAGCTCTTAAGGaatagtaaatatttttttgtcgTGCTTTTATTATGCCTAAGCGTGTTTATTAGTGGTCAGGGAATTCTTGATGAAGTAAAATATAGTGAAGAAGTATGTAACGAAAAAATcgatattcatatattagTGGACGGTTCAGGAAGTATTGGGCACTCCAATTGGAATCTCTACCTTATTCCAACACTTACTACTTTGGTTAACAacttaaatatttcaaaagaTGCGGTTAATATAACTATGAcacttttttcatcatatacACAAGATTTAGTTAGAGTTAACGGATATGGATCTACTAGTAAAACCGATCTACATTTTGTAattgaatatattaaaactaGATATTTGCCCCAGGGTACCACAAATTTAACAGCTGCATTAGTGAATGTTGATAATTTAATTCAAAGCAAAGCGGTTAGACAAGATGCAATACAATTAGTTATTGTATTAACGGACGGTATTCCAAATAGTTTAAAGAAAGCTGCTGATGCTGTCGGtgaattaaaaagaaaaaatgtaacTGTTTCAATTATAGGTGTTGGTGCAGGCGTtaatcataaatataatcgAATTTTAGTTGGATGTCCTAGACTTGGACGATGTCCATACTATGCTTCTGGTGATTGGAATAAAGCACAAGCAATGATAAAACCTTTTCTTGCTAAAGTTTGTCAGGAAGTAGAAAGGACTGCTCATTGTGGAAAATGGGGAGAATGGAGTGAATGTTCTGCTACTTGTGGTACTGGAGCAAAAATTagaagaagaaataaattacaTCCAAACTGTATTTCAGAAATGACAACTCCATGTAAAATTCGTGACTGCCCCACAAAACCGGAAGCTCCACCTGCCCCCACAAAACCGGTAGCTCCACCTGTCCCCAAAAAACCGAAAGCTCCTCGTATCCCCTCAAAACCAGTAATTCCTCGTATCCCCTCAAAACCAGTAATTCCTCCTACCCCCTCAAAACCAGTAGTTCCTCCTACCCCCCAAAAACCGGTATCTCCTCCTGTTGCCCCTATTAAAGTTCCAGAGATACCAATAGAGCCTGTAGAGCCTATAGAACCAGCAAAACCAATAGAGCCAGAAAATCCAATTCTACCAATAGAACCTATAATACCAGCAGAACCAGCAAATCCAGAAGAACCATTAAGTCCAGAAAAAATTGAAGATCCATTTATAATCCCAGATGAACCTACAGACGACCTAATTATTCCAGATGTTGAACCAGCAAAACCAATAGAGCCAGAAAATCCAATTCTACCAATAGAACCCATAATACCAGCAGAACCAGCAAATCCAGAAGAACCATTAAGTCCAGAAAAAATTGAAGATCCATTTATAATACCAGATGAACCTACAGACGACCTAATTATTCCAGATGTTGAACCAGATGTACCTATAGAACCCCTAGATATTCCAGATATAAAACCCAAGAAACCTAGGGCTCCACTAGATGTTCCAGATATAGAACCCGAGGAACCCATTGACCCCCTAGATATTCCAGATATAGAACCCGAGGAACCCATCAACCCCCTAGATATTCCAGATATAGAACCAGATGTACCTATGCCCCCACTAGTTATTCCCGGTATAGTACCAGAAAAACCTATAAAAGACATAATAGTTCCAGATATAGAGCCCCAAAACCCTAATATTCCAGATGAAAATACTGAAATTCCAAGCAATTTACCAGAAAACCCAGCCGACTCAGAAGTAGAATATCCAAAACCAAATGAAGGTGGTGACAATCCAAATAATACGCCCAacccaaataaaaatatacccAATCAAGATGTAACACCAGAAAATAATGACCCATCTAAAGGACAAGGAGAAAGAATACCAAAACCTCATCAATCACCTGATGGATATGTAAATGATGATTATgtaaatgataatgaaCCCATAGAACCCGAAAccacaaataataatgaagaaaataaaaataaaaataagtcTAGATCTAATAACGGATATAAAATAGCTGGTGGTATTATTGGAGGATTAGCTATAATTGGATGTGCAGGTGTTGCTTATAATTTCATAGCAAGTGGTGGCGCTGCAGGATTAACTGGAGAACCAGCACCCTTTGAAGATGTAATAGCAGATGATGAAAAGGAAACTATGGAAAACGAACAGTTTAAATTACCTGAAGATAATGACtggaattaa
- a CDS encoding RanBPM and CLTH-like protein, putative, whose translation MLSILIPMNEDSLGETNTIYLNTKNWLKEFEYIKIHENDLNEVLMNYFCVHRMHDVASEFQKETNVKPDMPIETVKLRYLIQDKIMNNKIEEAIEHINNLDERILKKHKDLVFYLKKQKLLKLILNNNISEAIAYSQQELAPYVNEKPSLISEIDDIMMLMAYPDFNSDEAKKLIQKLEKKKSTLKRIDDIILNYYNVDSESTFEYIVKNAFFTQNVLSAKYPCSIPKLKNLKTGYIEYFEQLKKNKKKKKKKPEKNCSNKKKASRIMYDKSFEDNSRDFNTAYDEYRSM comes from the exons ATGCTCTCGATTTTAATACCAATGAATGAGGACTCCTTAGGAGAAACGAATAccatatatttaaacaC gAAAAACTGGCTAAAGGAATTTgagtatattaaaattcaTGAAAATGATTTGAATGAAGTGTTGATGAATTATTTCTGTGTCCATCGAATGCATGATGTTGCATCGGAGTTTCaaaaagaaacaaatgTTAAAC ctGATATGCCTATCGAAACAGTAAAGCTACGATATTTGATCCAagacaaaataatgaataacaAAATCGAAGAAGCTATAGAACATATTAACAATTTAGATGAACGa ATTTTGAAAAAGCATAAAGACCTTGTTTTTTATCTaaagaaacaaaaattattgaagctaattttaaat AATAATATTAGTGAGGCTATCGCATATTCACAACAAGAATTGGCTCCATATGTGAATGAAAAG cCATCCCTTATTAGTGAAATAGACGACATTATGATGTTAATGGCGTATCCAGATTTtaat AGTGATGAAgctaaaaaattaattcaaaaattagaaaaaaaaaaaagtacattaaaaaggattgatgatataattttaaattattataatgttGACAGTG AAAGCACATTTGAGTATATTGTTAAGAATGCCTTTTTTACCCAAAATGTCTTGAGCGCAAAg TACCCTTGTAGTATAcccaaattaaaaaacttGAAAACTGGATATattgaatattttgaaCAGCTcaagaaaaacaaaaaaaaaaaaaaaaaaaaacccgaaaaaaattgttcaaataaaaaaaaagcaagtAGAATTATGTATGATAAAAGCTTTGAAGATAATTCACGAGATTTCAATACAGCATATGATGAATATCGCTCAATGTGA